The following are encoded together in the Daucus carota subsp. sativus chromosome 5, DH1 v3.0, whole genome shotgun sequence genome:
- the LOC108223223 gene encoding glycerophosphodiester phosphodiesterase GDPDL7: MTNQVPGIMSRQLCFVSLLLLAGLAAARNNPNSGHHKHGPQDGHVHAPPSVNKKFLTLSGGPPVVVARGGYSGLFPDSSDQAYSFAPMTSLPDTIMYCNVQLTKDNLGVCTTDILIDLSTTAALAYPKGDKTYNINGRDLHGWFAMDYMLDDLKNTTFYVQNVFSRSSAFDGMAQILTPDDLAEIAATGKNRMWLNFDNDMFYAQHKLDAAKYIQESGKLWTPSHISSSELDFLKSLSTKVDKTKTKLVFKFLGKEDVEPTSRQKYGQIDLATLKPFVAGIVVPKDYIFPITKDNYTDAPTTLVADAHRLGLEVYASGFSNDMVASYNYSYDPVNEYLQFIDNSQFSIDGVLTDFPSTASNSIACFSQSKNITTKTTKGLVISHNGASGDFPGCTDLAYQKAIDAGADIIDCNVQMSKDGIAFCSSNIDLTGTTTAVTSFMDRSSNIPEIQPTNGIFSFDLTWSEVESLKPTIEVPIKDGSLLRNPRNKNKGKFLTLDAFLELAKTRKTGGVMIKIRNAAYLASKKGLGVIDAVNTALQKAGLDKETTQKVMIQSEDSSVLAAFKSIPTYERVLSIKEAVSDAPPAVVEEIKKNANAVVIDRESIVQTNSGFFTTTFTKVVEEMHAGNLSVYVSRIRNEYLFLSLDYLADPYLELATFASLKVDGLVTDYPATATAYLRNPCSDVNNPATAIAISAISPGNLIKQVDQTALPPALPPSPVLDNEDVVDPPLPPVTKIKNNAAPAQAPKASGATKRVGNFGIVSTVITLFFGMVCFF; the protein is encoded by the exons ATGACTAATCAA GTGCCTGGGATCATGTCCAGGCAGTTGTGTTTCGTTTCTTTGTTGCTGCTGGCGGGTTTAGCTGCAGCGCGAAATAATCCTAATTCTGGTCACCACAAACATGGACCACAGGACGGACATGTCCATGCCCCGCCTTCCGTCAACAAGAAATTCTTGACCTTAAGTG GAGGTCCGCCTGTGGTGGTTGCTCGTGGTGGATACTCGGGCCTTTTTCCTGATTCAAGTGACCAGGCTTACAGCTTTGCTCCTATGACAAGCCTTCCGGATACTATCATGTACTGCAATGTTCAGCTCACGAAAGACAACCTTGGAGTCTGCACGACAGACATCCTCATCGACCTTTCCACAACAGCAGCCCTGGCCTATCCGAAGGGAGACAAGACTTACAATATCAATGGCCGTGATTTGCATGGTTGGTTTGCCATGGACTACATGTTGGATGACCTGAAAAACACTACATTTT ATGTGCAGAATGTGTTTAGTCGATCAAGTGCATTCGATGGCATGGCTCAGATTTTAACTCCAGATGATCTTGCGGAAATTGCAGCAACTGGTAAAAATAGAATGTGGCTAAATTTTGAC AATGACATGTTCTATGCCCAACATAAGTTAGATGCAGCAAAATACATTCAAGAATCAGGTAAGCTTTGGACGCCTAGTCACATTTCGTCCTCAGAACTCGACTTCCTAAAGTCTCTGAGTACGAAAGTGGACAAAACCAAGACAAAGCTTGTCTTCAAGTTTTTGGGCAAAGAAGATGTTGAGCCAACAAGCAGGCAAAAATATGGTCAAATAGATCTTGCCACACTGAAGCCTTTTGTAGCCGGTATTGTTGTCCCTAAAGACTACATTTTTCCGATAACCAAGGACAACTACACAGATGCCCCAACTACACTTGTAGCTGATGCCCACAGACTAGGTCTTGAAGTATATGCTTCTGGTTTCTCAAATGATATGGTGGCAAGTTACAATTATAGTTATGATCCGGTCAACGAGTACCTCCAATTCATCGACAACTCTCAGTTCTCCATTGATGGTGTGCTTACAGATTTCCCATCTACTGCATCAAATTCCATTG CATGCTTTTCCCAGAGCAAGAACATCACTACCAAAACCACAAAAG GTCTGGTCATCTCTCACAATGGAGCTAGTGGTGATTTCCCTGGCTGCACTGACCTTGCGTATCAGAAAGCCATAGATGCTGGGGCAGACATAATCGATTGCAATGTGCAAATGTCAAAGGATGGAATTGCTTTCTGCTCCAGCAACATTGATCTTACTGGCACAACTACAGCAGTCACTTCATTTATGGACAGATCTTCCAATATCCCTGAAATTCAACCAACTAACGGAATTTTCTCATTTGATCTTACCTGGAGCGAAGTTGAATCCCTCAAAC CTACTATTGAAGTTCCTATCAAGGACGGTAGCTTGTTAAGAAACCCGAGGAACAAGAACAAGGGCAAGTTCCTGACTCTTGATGCCTTCCTAGAACTTGCCAAGACTAGAAAAACTGGAGGGGTTATGATTAAGATCAGA AATGCTGCTTATCTAGCATCAAAGAAGGGTCTTGGTGTAATAGATGCTGTCAACACAGCTTTGCAGAAGGCAGGCCTCGACAAGGAAACCACTCAAAAGGTCATGATTCAATCAGAGGATAGCTCTGTCCTAGCAGCATTCAAGAGCATTCCAACTTACGAAAGAGTACTGTCTATCAAGGAAGCAGTCAGTGATGCACCCCCAGCAGTGGtagaagaaatcaagaaaaatGCTAATGCAGTTGTGATCGACAGAGAGTCTATTGTTCAAACAAACTCTGGTTTCTTCACGACTACTTTCACCAAAGTGGTGGAGGAAATGCACGCTGGAAATTTATCTGTATACGTCTCGCGTATCAGGAATGAGTATCTTTTCCTCAGTCTGGACTACTTGGCAGATCCTTATCTTGAACTTGCTACATTTGCTTCACTGAAAGTAGATGGTTTAGTCACTGATTATCCAGCAACAGCAACTGCATACTTGA GAAATCCTTGCTCAGATGTCAACAACCCTGCAACTGCAATAGCCATTTCAGCTATTAGCCCCGGAAATCTAATCAAACAAGTCGATCAAACTGCATTGCCACCGGCTTTGCCACCAAGCCCGGTTCTTGACAATGAGGACGTCGTTGATCCGCCACTACCACCGGTGACCAAGATCAAAAACAACGCAGCACCAGCGCAAGCACCTAAAGCCTCCGGAGCCACAAAGAGAGTCGGCAACTTTGGCATTGTTTCAACTGTGATCACTCTGTTCTTTGGTATGGTGTGTTTCTTCTAA